The following proteins are co-located in the Gossypium hirsutum isolate 1008001.06 chromosome A02, Gossypium_hirsutum_v2.1, whole genome shotgun sequence genome:
- the LOC121203086 gene encoding serine/threonine-protein kinase SAPK2 isoform X4: MERYEIVKDIGSGNFCVAKLVRDRWTKELFSIKFIERGVFFLLLIDEHVQREIMNHRSLKHPNIVRFKEVLLTPTHLAIVMEYAAGGELFERICSAGRFSEDEARFFFQQLISGVSYCHSMQICHRDLKLENTLLNGSTAPRVKICDFGYSKSSVLHSQPKSTIGTPAYIAPEVLSKKEYDGEIADVWSCGVTLFVMLVGAYPFEDPNDPKNFKNTIGRILSAHYSIPNNVRVSVECKHLLSRIFVANPEMRITIPEIRSHPWFLKNLPIELMEGGSWQSQDVNNPSQTMEEVQFIIQEAMKTTEVPKVGEFSMRGSMGLDDLDADTDLDVDTSGDFVCPL, translated from the exons atggaGCGTTATGAGATTGTGAAAGATATAGGATCTGGGAATTTTTGTGTGGCCAAGCTTGTTAGAGATAGATGGACAAAAGAACTCTTTTCTATTAAGTTCATTGAGAGAG gggttttttttttgttgctgATTGATGAACATGTGCAAAGGGAAATCATGAATCATAGATCAttaaaacatcccaatattgttAGATTCAAAGAG GTTCTTCTTACACCTACACATCTAGCCATAGTCATGGAGTATGCTGCAGGTGGAGAGCTCTTTGAGCGCATCTGCAGTGCTGGTAGATTTAGTGAAGATGAG GCAAGGTTTTTCTTTCAGCAATTGATATCAGGAGTCAGTTACTGTCATTCCATG CAAATATGTCACAGAGATCTTAAGCTTGAAAACACTCTCCTCAATGGTAGCACCGCACCGCGTGTCAAAATATGTGATTTCGGATACTCAAAG TCATCTGTGTTACATTCTCAACCAAAATCTACTATAGGAACACCGGCTTATATAGCCCCCGAGGTTCTCTCTAAGAAAGAATATGATGGCGAG ATTGCAGATGTTTGGTCTTGTGGAGTCACCTTGTTTGTTATGCTAGTTGGGGCATATCCCTTTGAAGATCCTAATGAtcccaaaaacttcaaaaatacaaTTGGG CGAATACTCAGTGCTCACTACTCGATTCCGAATAATGTTAGAGTTTCCGTGGAGTGCAAACATCTTTTATCTCGGATATTTGTGGCTAATCCTGAAATG AGAATAACTATACCAGAAATTAGAAGCCACCCTTGGTTCTTAAAGAACTTGCCAATTGAACTGATGGAAGGTGGAAGTTGGCAAAGCCAAGATGTAAATAACCCTTCACAGACCATGGAAGAGGTACAGTTTATAATACAGGAGGCCATGAAAACGACTGAGGTCCCCAAGGTTGGGGAATTTTCCATGAGAGGAAGCATGGGTCTTGATGATTTGGATGCTGATACAGATCTTGATGTAGATACAAGTGGTGATTTTGTGTGCCCACTATGA
- the LOC121203086 gene encoding serine/threonine-protein kinase SAPK1 isoform X1 encodes MGLLLKGVFFLLLIDEHVQREIMNHRSLKHPNIVRFKEVLLTPTHLAIVMEYAAGGELFERICSAGRFSEDEARFFFQQLISGVSYCHSMQICHRDLKLENTLLNGSTAPRVKICDFGYSKSSVLHSQPKSTIGTPAYIAPEVLSKKEYDGEIADVWSCGVTLFVMLVGAYPFEDPNDPKNFKNTIGRILSAHYSIPNNVRVSVECKHLLSRIFVANPEMRITIPEIRSHPWFLKNLPIELMEGGSWQSQDVNNPSQTMEEVQFIIQEAMKTTEVPKVGEFSMRGSMGLDDLDADTDLDVDTSGDFVCPL; translated from the exons atGGGTTTGTTGCTTaaaggggttttttttttgttgctgATTGATGAACATGTGCAAAGGGAAATCATGAATCATAGATCAttaaaacatcccaatattgttAGATTCAAAGAG GTTCTTCTTACACCTACACATCTAGCCATAGTCATGGAGTATGCTGCAGGTGGAGAGCTCTTTGAGCGCATCTGCAGTGCTGGTAGATTTAGTGAAGATGAG GCAAGGTTTTTCTTTCAGCAATTGATATCAGGAGTCAGTTACTGTCATTCCATG CAAATATGTCACAGAGATCTTAAGCTTGAAAACACTCTCCTCAATGGTAGCACCGCACCGCGTGTCAAAATATGTGATTTCGGATACTCAAAG TCATCTGTGTTACATTCTCAACCAAAATCTACTATAGGAACACCGGCTTATATAGCCCCCGAGGTTCTCTCTAAGAAAGAATATGATGGCGAG ATTGCAGATGTTTGGTCTTGTGGAGTCACCTTGTTTGTTATGCTAGTTGGGGCATATCCCTTTGAAGATCCTAATGAtcccaaaaacttcaaaaatacaaTTGGG CGAATACTCAGTGCTCACTACTCGATTCCGAATAATGTTAGAGTTTCCGTGGAGTGCAAACATCTTTTATCTCGGATATTTGTGGCTAATCCTGAAATG AGAATAACTATACCAGAAATTAGAAGCCACCCTTGGTTCTTAAAGAACTTGCCAATTGAACTGATGGAAGGTGGAAGTTGGCAAAGCCAAGATGTAAATAACCCTTCACAGACCATGGAAGAGGTACAGTTTATAATACAGGAGGCCATGAAAACGACTGAGGTCCCCAAGGTTGGGGAATTTTCCATGAGAGGAAGCATGGGTCTTGATGATTTGGATGCTGATACAGATCTTGATGTAGATACAAGTGGTGATTTTGTGTGCCCACTATGA
- the LOC121203086 gene encoding serine/threonine-protein kinase SAPK1 isoform X3: MNHRSLKHPNIVRFKEVLLTPTHLAIVMEYAAGGELFERICSAGRFSEDEARFFFQQLISGVSYCHSMQICHRDLKLENTLLNGSTAPRVKICDFGYSKSSVLHSQPKSTIGTPAYIAPEVLSKKEYDGEIADVWSCGVTLFVMLVGAYPFEDPNDPKNFKNTIGRILSAHYSIPNNVRVSVECKHLLSRIFVANPEMRITIPEIRSHPWFLKNLPIELMEGGSWQSQDVNNPSQTMEEVQFIIQEAMKTTEVPKVGEFSMRGSMGLDDLDADTDLDVDTSGDFVCPL; encoded by the exons ATGAATCATAGATCAttaaaacatcccaatattgttAGATTCAAAGAG GTTCTTCTTACACCTACACATCTAGCCATAGTCATGGAGTATGCTGCAGGTGGAGAGCTCTTTGAGCGCATCTGCAGTGCTGGTAGATTTAGTGAAGATGAG GCAAGGTTTTTCTTTCAGCAATTGATATCAGGAGTCAGTTACTGTCATTCCATG CAAATATGTCACAGAGATCTTAAGCTTGAAAACACTCTCCTCAATGGTAGCACCGCACCGCGTGTCAAAATATGTGATTTCGGATACTCAAAG TCATCTGTGTTACATTCTCAACCAAAATCTACTATAGGAACACCGGCTTATATAGCCCCCGAGGTTCTCTCTAAGAAAGAATATGATGGCGAG ATTGCAGATGTTTGGTCTTGTGGAGTCACCTTGTTTGTTATGCTAGTTGGGGCATATCCCTTTGAAGATCCTAATGAtcccaaaaacttcaaaaatacaaTTGGG CGAATACTCAGTGCTCACTACTCGATTCCGAATAATGTTAGAGTTTCCGTGGAGTGCAAACATCTTTTATCTCGGATATTTGTGGCTAATCCTGAAATG AGAATAACTATACCAGAAATTAGAAGCCACCCTTGGTTCTTAAAGAACTTGCCAATTGAACTGATGGAAGGTGGAAGTTGGCAAAGCCAAGATGTAAATAACCCTTCACAGACCATGGAAGAGGTACAGTTTATAATACAGGAGGCCATGAAAACGACTGAGGTCCCCAAGGTTGGGGAATTTTCCATGAGAGGAAGCATGGGTCTTGATGATTTGGATGCTGATACAGATCTTGATGTAGATACAAGTGGTGATTTTGTGTGCCCACTATGA
- the LOC121212543 gene encoding uncharacterized protein, with protein MKSLGNAPHKAFKYPSYSPQRREQPKMLRSKALMANLRMSSKKDAVVVAGGRSKLNDKACKKHPKHRQSPGVCSLCLREKLLQLSASSSSGSTTTITTIASSCSSSLSSYSSSSSASSYSSPMHRYPFPTGGKDSFSLFFSGKNILTKSRSVAFSSRLRSDRTGFFSKLLLPRNTKRKEESF; from the coding sequence ATGAAGTCTCTTGGAAATGCACCCCACAAAGCTTTTAAATACCCTTCTTACAGCCCTCAAAGGCGGGAACAACCAAAAATGCTACGAAGCAAAGCCCTAATGGCGAACTTGAGAATGTCATCAAAGAAAGATGCTGTTGTTGTTGCGGGTGGAAGATCTAAGCTAAATGATAAAGCCTGCAAAAAACACCCAAAGCACAGGCAATCCCCAGGCGTTTGTTCACTTTGTTTACGAGAGAAACTATTGCAGTTATCAGCTAGTTCGAGCTCGGGTTCTACCACCACAATTACCACGATTGCCTCTTCTTGTTCTTCTTCCTTGtcatcttattcttcttcttcttcagcttCTTCTTActcctctcccatgcatcgttaCCCTTTTCCTACGGGAGGAAAGGATAGTTTTTCCTTGTTTTTCAGTGGGAAAAACATACTAACAAAGAGCAGGTCAGTGGCTTTTTCTTCCAGATTGAGAAGCGACAGAACTGGGTTTTTCTCAAAGTTGCTCCTTCCAAGAAATACAAAGAGGAAGGAGGAGAGCTTTTAA
- the LOC121203086 gene encoding serine/threonine-protein kinase SAPK1 isoform X2 — MGLLLKGVFFLLLIDEHVQREIMNHRSLKHPNIVRFKEVLLTPTHLAIVMEYAAGGELFERICSAGRFSEDEQLISGVSYCHSMQICHRDLKLENTLLNGSTAPRVKICDFGYSKSSVLHSQPKSTIGTPAYIAPEVLSKKEYDGEIADVWSCGVTLFVMLVGAYPFEDPNDPKNFKNTIGRILSAHYSIPNNVRVSVECKHLLSRIFVANPEMRITIPEIRSHPWFLKNLPIELMEGGSWQSQDVNNPSQTMEEVQFIIQEAMKTTEVPKVGEFSMRGSMGLDDLDADTDLDVDTSGDFVCPL, encoded by the exons atGGGTTTGTTGCTTaaaggggttttttttttgttgctgATTGATGAACATGTGCAAAGGGAAATCATGAATCATAGATCAttaaaacatcccaatattgttAGATTCAAAGAG GTTCTTCTTACACCTACACATCTAGCCATAGTCATGGAGTATGCTGCAGGTGGAGAGCTCTTTGAGCGCATCTGCAGTGCTGGTAGATTTAGTGAAGATGAG CAATTGATATCAGGAGTCAGTTACTGTCATTCCATG CAAATATGTCACAGAGATCTTAAGCTTGAAAACACTCTCCTCAATGGTAGCACCGCACCGCGTGTCAAAATATGTGATTTCGGATACTCAAAG TCATCTGTGTTACATTCTCAACCAAAATCTACTATAGGAACACCGGCTTATATAGCCCCCGAGGTTCTCTCTAAGAAAGAATATGATGGCGAG ATTGCAGATGTTTGGTCTTGTGGAGTCACCTTGTTTGTTATGCTAGTTGGGGCATATCCCTTTGAAGATCCTAATGAtcccaaaaacttcaaaaatacaaTTGGG CGAATACTCAGTGCTCACTACTCGATTCCGAATAATGTTAGAGTTTCCGTGGAGTGCAAACATCTTTTATCTCGGATATTTGTGGCTAATCCTGAAATG AGAATAACTATACCAGAAATTAGAAGCCACCCTTGGTTCTTAAAGAACTTGCCAATTGAACTGATGGAAGGTGGAAGTTGGCAAAGCCAAGATGTAAATAACCCTTCACAGACCATGGAAGAGGTACAGTTTATAATACAGGAGGCCATGAAAACGACTGAGGTCCCCAAGGTTGGGGAATTTTCCATGAGAGGAAGCATGGGTCTTGATGATTTGGATGCTGATACAGATCTTGATGTAGATACAAGTGGTGATTTTGTGTGCCCACTATGA